The sequence GTGCCTCCTGACGTCCGGACGCTGAGCGAGACGGAACCGGGATTCTCGTCCACCTCGACGACATGGTGGTTCGTCCGGACGTCTGCCCCGGCCTCGCGCGCGAGGTCGGCCAGCCGCCGATCGAGTTCCACCCTGTCGATGACGTTGGAGACCGGCTTTTGTTTGTAGAAGCGGTATGGCCTCGCCTCCGGCCCGCCGAGTCGGAAGCGAGCTCCGTACACCTCGTTCTGGAGCAGGTCGTCGCGAGCGCCCGAGGGCAGATACGACCAGAGGTCGCGGCTGACGTGGCCCGAGCAGGCGAGCGGACGTCCGATCTCTCCCCGTTCGAGGGCCAGGACGTCGTGGCCGTTCGCCGCCGCGCGGCGTGCGAACCGCGCGCCTGCCGGTCCGACGCCGACCACGACGAAGTCGTACATTGGCGGGCGGTAGGTGGCGACCCCGCAAACCGGTTGCGCTCTCACTCGTCGATCGTGCCGCCCTCGAGGTAGTACTCGATGGAATCTCGGGTCTTGTCGGTGACCTTCACGAACTCGACGACGCGCTGGTCGTCGATCGTCCGATCCGACTCGATCTCGAGCCTGATGCCCTGATCACGGAGGTGGTCGAGGGTCGCCGCGACCGTCTCGGGACTGGCGCGGACGGTGTGTCGCTCGCCGACCGTGGCGCCCGCCCGGACGTCGCGGATCGTCTCCACCATCGGGAACAAAAGCGACTCGCCGATCCGGTGAGCGCGCTCGCGCAGTTCCGCGTCGCTCTCCTCGAACTCGACGGCCTGGAACCCCTCTCGAATGAGCCGCGAAAAGATGAAGTCCCGGCCGTAGTCGAAGGGAAGCGAGAACGCGAAGGCCAGGTCGTCCGCGTGCTGGGTGCCCGTCGTATACTTGAGGAGATCCCGACCGTCAGTCGATTGCATCACGACTCCCTCCCGGCCGCGGTCGTCGAGGTCGTCGATCACGTCCCGAACCACCGCGACAGCTCGGTCCGGTTCGGGGATCCCGAACAGTTCCGGCTGGGGGAACCCGTACTCGGAGAGCAGGTCGCGGCGCTCGCGGACTGGCAAGGGTCGCCCCGTCACCCGGTCGCGGACGTCGAAGACGCGCACGCCGAGCGAGGAGACCTCGGGATACTCGTGGGCCGTATAGGGGTTTTCCGGCCCGATGAATTCCGCGCTCAGCATTTTCTCGGGGTGATCCGCGAAGAAGGCCTCGAGGTCCAGCAACTCCCGGGCCTTCGGCGTGGTGAACGGACAGACGATGCCGCCCCGGCTGAACGCCAGCGGCTCGCCCACGTTCGCGATGCGGACGTTGTATCCGTTGAGTTTCTCCTCGACCGCCAGCGGCCCCG is a genomic window of Halanaeroarchaeum sulfurireducens containing:
- a CDS encoding RNA ligase — its product is MDEANLLDVSPDEVETVLEHFERETVEGRTYRRLPDARHGVERGTVLIDDTAVRGFPSIPRALVLETGIPTFFSGPLAVEEKLNGYNVRIANVGEPLAFSRGGIVCPFTTPKARELLDLEAFFADHPEKMLSAEFIGPENPYTAHEYPEVSSLGVRVFDVRDRVTGRPLPVRERRDLLSEYGFPQPELFGIPEPDRAVAVVRDVIDDLDDRGREGVVMQSTDGRDLLKYTTGTQHADDLAFAFSLPFDYGRDFIFSRLIREGFQAVEFEESDAELRERAHRIGESLLFPMVETIRDVRAGATVGERHTVRASPETVAATLDHLRDQGIRLEIESDRTIDDQRVVEFVKVTDKTRDSIEYYLEGGTIDE